The sequence GCCAAAATTCCCAATGGTCCAAGTCATTCCATTCCCCTGCAGTGATCAATCCTGGCTGCGGTGGGGGGGCTTGGCCGTTTCCGCTTCCATTAGGTGTCCCGCTTCCTTCACCGGCATAAAAACTATCCAATTCACCGTTACTTGAATCCGACTTGGGATCGGTGCTGTCCAAGTTGCTCTCACAGCTGTAGAATATCATCGGAAGCGCGAAAAACAATAAAAATCGTAGTAAGGATCTTTTCATGGTTAAATAAGTTTTAGTCGTATGGTCTTGACGTAAACTTTTATATGTGTGTCTCAGTAAAGAGGATTTTTTTATTTTAATTTTTTATGGGTTTACAAAGCTTAACACTAACTTATTTTAGCACTGGTGAATTTTAACAATTACTTGCATATTTTTGGCATCAAACGTTTGGGTTAAGAGGAATTAGAAAGCGCTAAAACCTGTTGAGCATCAAGTTTTAGTAATTTATACGGAGTATTTGTAGGATTTCAAAACAATTGTAAAATAGAGAAATGCTAATTGATATTTTGTAAATGTTATTAGAAGTCCAAGGCTCTTGGCTTGGAAAAATGAACATCTATGGAAAGCTATCCGCATTCAGATATGACATTATTGGACGGTTTAAGACAGGGGTCTTGGGAAGCTTTCGAATCCCTTTATGATAAGTATTGGGAAAAAATTTATGCCGTCAGCAGTGCCGTCACCAAAGATCAGGAGCTGAGCAAGGATATTGTTCAGGAGATATTCTTGGACCTTTGGAATAGGCGGGAAAAGTTAGCCATTAAAAACCTTTACGCATATCTCTACCAAGCCTCTAAATATCGATTGATTGAACATATTCGAAAGCAAGAGCAACAGGAGCAGTTTCTGGAAGAGTTTAATCAAATCCTGTCTCATTGTCCCGTTGAAGATTATCTTTTCCATAAAGAACTGGAATTGACAATCAAAGAAAGCTTAGAGGAATTGTCTCCAAAGTGCAAGCGGATTTTTTACCTTAGTCGCTATGATCACCTATCCAATCATGAAATTTCCCAGCAACTTAAAATATCCAAAAGTACTGTAGAGAACCATATCAACAAGGCCTTAAACCATTTACGGAATTCCCCTGAAGTAAAGATGGCTTTTATCATCGCCTTTTCGTTAATAGACGCTTAGCGATGTTACCTATTTTTTAAAATTGTTATTTAATCGTTAAATCAGGCCGGGTCCTTAATTTTTTTTAGGTGCGAAGGTCTTTTATCTCCACTATCTGTTCAAAGGACACAACGGATGGTAGGTAAAAAACAATTTAACGATATACTCAAACGGTACCTGAAGGGGAAGGCCAGTAAAAGGGAAGTCTTCATAGTGGATCAATGGTTTCGAAAAAGCTTTTCTAAGGAACCTGAAGAATCTAACCTGGAACTGTTAAGCATAAGAAAGGATATTTGGGCACGTATAGAAGCGCAAAAAAGTTCAGGCAAAGGAAAAGAAGCCTCTCTCACTTATACCGGTTTCTGGTGGAAGGCTGTTGCAGCTTCATTGATTGTCTTGATAGGAGGATATTGGCTCATGATGAGCCAAATCCAGCAAATAGACTGGATAACTGCCTCAACCGGTATTGGCGAACAACGGACCATTTCCCTCCCTGATGGGTCCATTGTCATGCTCAATGTAGCTTCAAGTATTCGATATCCGGCGGATTTTGACGGTGAAAGCAGAAACATAGCACTTACAGGGGAAGCTTTTTTTGACGTGGCACCTGATGTAGACAAACCTTTTGTTGTGGATACCGATGAGCTTTCGACTACTGTATTAGGGACCCAATTTAATGTTCGTGCCTATCCTTCCGAAAAAACAGAAGTCAGCGTATTTGAAGGTAATGTAAAAGTAGGGAGTATAAATTCTCCCGATCAGGAAAAACTTTTGTCGGCCAACCAAGCAGCATCTTTTGATGATAATGGTACGCTTCTAAAATACCCTGCCAATCTCGACCTCGCCGGAGCATGGAGAAATCAAATCACCTATTTAGATGAAACCTCGCTTAAAGACTTGGCCAAAACCGTGGAGCGGTGGTATGGATATCAGATTCATTTTGAGCCAAAATCCTTGGAACACTGTACCGTCTCAGGGAAGCTCAAGATGGGAGATCTGAAAGTTTTACTCAATCAGATTAAGTTCATCAAAGAGATTGATTGGGAAATAAAGGAGGAGAATAATGTAGTATTTATTGGAAACGACTGTAAATAAAATGCCTATGTAACACTTTGTCAATCAACATCTAAAAAGCAGCCCATGTCTGGTCGCAACAGGCATGGGCCAAAACAATTTTATTAACCTCAGTTAACATTTAGAAATTTATGTATTCCACCATCTTAAAACAATCGATATTTTTATCGAAGCGACTAGTTTATGTGTTTGTGGTGCAACTGTTTATGATGCAGTTGCTTTTGGCTAATACTTCCAATGGCCAAAATAAAGGGCAGATCATGATTTCCTTTTTTTCGCAAGAAGCCCCTTACACAGATGTTTTTAATCAGATTGAAGCTCAGACAGATCTTGTATTCTTATACGATGATGATATTTCTGGTAGTGATAAACGGTTTACCTTAAATCGTGAAAATATCAGCTTGAATGAGCTCCTGGGCTTACTGGAGAAAAAAGGGCTTAAGTTTATGCGGGAAGGAGATCATATTTCCGTGAAAATGGCTGAAAATGCCTATGATAAGATAGATATTACAGGGCGTGTGACCGATGAAAATGGAGCGCCTATGCCTGGAGCTACCATCCTTATCAAGGGGACAAACGTGGGAACGGTTACCGATAATGATGGCTATTATCGCATCCATGCCGAAGAGAAAGGTGTATTGATTTTCAGTATGCTAGGTTATCAAAACCAAGAGGTGAACATTGACAACCGAAGTACTGTGAATGTATCGCTCAAGGAAGAGAGTACAGCATTGGATGAAGTGGTGGTTATGGGCTACAACTCCGTTGAAAAACAACACGTCGCTTCATCGATTGCTGAATTGGATATGAAAAGGGCAAAGATGCGTCCCATTTTCAAATTGCAGGAAGCGTTTAGTGGCACCCTTCCAGGCGTCACCATGTTGCAGGGTAGCAATTTACCCGGAAGTGTCCCAGGGACCATTAATATACGAGGCATCAGTACGTTACAGAATGCCGATCCATTGGTTATTGTGGATGGAATGGAGCAAAGCCTTACCGATATCGATCCCAATGAAATCAAAAGTATCAGTGTGCTAAAAGATGCTGCTTCGGCAGCAATGTATGGTTCAAGGGGAGCTAATGGTGTGATCATCATCACGACCAATAGGGGAACTACAGGGCAGTTTAGAGTAGACCTGCATTCGTGGGCTGCCGTGAATGACCCGATAGATATGCCCACTTTTGTAAATTCCGCTGATTATATGCGATTGAACAATGAAGCTCGCGAATTTCAAGGACAAACGCCGCAATTCACCGATGAGGAAATCACCAATGCCACGAATGGAAATACCACCAATACGGACTGGCTGGATGAGGTCATGGAAAGACGGGCGCATTCCTATAACATGTCTGCCAATATTTCTGGTGGCGGCGGAGTGGGGACGTTTAACCTGATGCTTGGTTACCTTAAAGAAAACGGATTGAATACCTACGAAGGATCGGAAAGGTTCAGTGCCCGGTTTAATACCGATATCCATATTGATGACAAATTTGTCCTTTTGGCAGACTTTTATGCCAGAAGGTTACAGGTAAATAGGCTCCAAGCCAATTCAGATGGCCATGGGCTTTATAAAATTGCCTGGAGAATGAATCCTACCCAAGCTGTATTTTATGATTCGGATCTTCCCGATCATTATATACTACACAACGAGATGAACCCAATTGCCTCCATTAATCATGGAGGCGAGCGTAACAACCTATATGACAGAAGCACCATAAATCTTCGTCCGCGCTATCATATCAATGACAATTTGCACATCAATGGTAATATTTCATATATGATCAATAAATCCGCCAATAAATACAAGCGGGAAACCTTTAAGTTTTTCGATGGAGATGGGATTCCTGTGGCGACTTGGGCAAACGATGTGGATTCGGAACAAGGCGTAAGTGTCAGCCAGCTCACGGCCAGGGCAAATATTAACTATGAACGTGATTTGAGGAAAGAGCAGGACAAACTCTATTTGGTTGCGGGTACTGAGATCATGAACTATAATTATACCGATTACAGGGAGATTGCAAAAGCTTCATTTTACTCCAAACTCAATTATTCCTTTGACGACAGGTATCTG comes from Echinicola vietnamensis DSM 17526 and encodes:
- a CDS encoding SusC/RagA family TonB-linked outer membrane protein; its protein translation is MYSTILKQSIFLSKRLVYVFVVQLFMMQLLLANTSNGQNKGQIMISFFSQEAPYTDVFNQIEAQTDLVFLYDDDISGSDKRFTLNRENISLNELLGLLEKKGLKFMREGDHISVKMAENAYDKIDITGRVTDENGAPMPGATILIKGTNVGTVTDNDGYYRIHAEEKGVLIFSMLGYQNQEVNIDNRSTVNVSLKEESTALDEVVVMGYNSVEKQHVASSIAELDMKRAKMRPIFKLQEAFSGTLPGVTMLQGSNLPGSVPGTINIRGISTLQNADPLVIVDGMEQSLTDIDPNEIKSISVLKDAASAAMYGSRGANGVIIITTNRGTTGQFRVDLHSWAAVNDPIDMPTFVNSADYMRLNNEAREFQGQTPQFTDEEITNATNGNTTNTDWLDEVMERRAHSYNMSANISGGGGVGTFNLMLGYLKENGLNTYEGSERFSARFNTDIHIDDKFVLLADFYARRLQVNRLQANSDGHGLYKIAWRMNPTQAVFYDSDLPDHYILHNEMNPIASINHGGERNNLYDRSTINLRPRYHINDNLHINGNISYMINKSANKYKRETFKFFDGDGIPVATWANDVDSEQGVSVSQLTARANINYERDLRKEQDKLYLVAGTEIMNYNYTDYREIAKASFYSKLNYSFDDRYLLEVTARGDGSSKFAPGHRWGFFPSGALAWNIHNERFLSGVTQSGLINNMKIRLSYGLIGNENVNPYLWQEVVNNWGWTMRIPNPSFSWEKQRQANIGIDLGMFDNRFKFTAEFYRKHSFDLIYSEFPVPPLTGSNSLESAVNIGEVENKGWELSGSWSDQVGELSYTIGGILFENNNKVLKAGYNKSDTLIFKDNNEKIWYRGIALDNYYGFESDGYFQNQQEVDETSAKLPNTLPGDIRYVDQNGDGVINDKDRVDLGDPFPHMNYSITLDLRFRHWDFSFLGHGVGRRTGRLGGQEGFPVFMDGENNDLGAPRQYYMDNRWTPETPNSRFPRVWTGTTPNSELSDVWLSNASFFRIKTLQLGYTFPHITKGVKNMRVYINAQDAFTFTNWEGLEPERNGGTGNYPRMASYSLGVKFTIL
- a CDS encoding FecR family protein, encoding MVGKKQFNDILKRYLKGKASKREVFIVDQWFRKSFSKEPEESNLELLSIRKDIWARIEAQKSSGKGKEASLTYTGFWWKAVAASLIVLIGGYWLMMSQIQQIDWITASTGIGEQRTISLPDGSIVMLNVASSIRYPADFDGESRNIALTGEAFFDVAPDVDKPFVVDTDELSTTVLGTQFNVRAYPSEKTEVSVFEGNVKVGSINSPDQEKLLSANQAASFDDNGTLLKYPANLDLAGAWRNQITYLDETSLKDLAKTVERWYGYQIHFEPKSLEHCTVSGKLKMGDLKVLLNQIKFIKEIDWEIKEENNVVFIGNDCK
- a CDS encoding RNA polymerase sigma-70 factor, coding for MESYPHSDMTLLDGLRQGSWEAFESLYDKYWEKIYAVSSAVTKDQELSKDIVQEIFLDLWNRREKLAIKNLYAYLYQASKYRLIEHIRKQEQQEQFLEEFNQILSHCPVEDYLFHKELELTIKESLEELSPKCKRIFYLSRYDHLSNHEISQQLKISKSTVENHINKALNHLRNSPEVKMAFIIAFSLIDA